One genomic window of Mercenaria mercenaria strain notata chromosome 2, MADL_Memer_1, whole genome shotgun sequence includes the following:
- the LOC128555237 gene encoding uncharacterized protein LOC128555237, with the protein MVHSTIQLVHIPYNSQEIGLFTLRSQENVTYFGCALRSQECKCFLLFNKQLSWLRGRQLVSMVHHYLYWYSILTMLLARIEITSCCGTVCGDFYWDITDRLNIQQ; encoded by the exons atggttcattccactatacagctggttcatataccctacaacagccaggaaattggcctgtttactttaagatcccaagaaaatgtaacatattttggatgtgctttgaggagtcag gaatgcaagtgtttcctcttgtttaacaagcaactcagttggttaaggggcagacaacttgtgagcatggtacatcactacctgtattggtattccattttgacaatgttgctagctagaatagaaataacatcttgctgtggtacAGTCTGTGGAGACTTTTACTGG gatatcacagatcgattgaatattcaacaatga